The Natator depressus isolate rNatDep1 chromosome 8, rNatDep2.hap1, whole genome shotgun sequence genome window below encodes:
- the LOC141991945 gene encoding leukocyte cell-derived chemotaxin-2-like, whose amino-acid sequence MLIVRAIIVATLISSVAAGPWGQICAGNPMNEARGCDGYGCGYYTAPRKDGRRKHLGVDVICRDGSTVYAPFSGMIERRINPHGGSSVIDNGVQLRGSGFCVQMFYIRPVKYRGRINKGQTIGEMMPMQRVYPGITSHVHVQKCNRFNVTRYL is encoded by the exons ATGCTCATAGTCAGAGCAATCATTGTAGCTACCTTGATTTCATCTG TTGCTGCAGGACCATGGGGACAGATATGTGCCGGGAATCCTATGAATGAAGCAAGGGGCTGTGATGGATATGGCTGCGGATATTATACAGCTCCAAG AAAGGACGGTCGAAGAAAGCACCTTGGGGTGGATGTTATATGCAGAGATGGCTCAACAGTGTATGCTCCTTTCAGTGGCATGATTGAAAGACGAATTAACCCCCATGGAGGGAGTAGCGTCATTGATAATGGTGTCCAACTTCGTGGATCAG GTTTCTGTGTCCAGATGTTCTATATCAGGCCTGTTAAATACAGAGGTCGGATCAACAAGGGGCAAACAATTGGAGAAATGATGCCAATGCAGAGAGTATATCCTGGTATAACATCTCATGTTCATGTCCAGAAATGTAACCGCTTTAATGTCACTCGCTACTTATAA